The sequence CCGTCCGGCTCGACGAGGCCGGGGAGGACGATTTCGGTGACGGTCATGATGCTTCCTTCCGAGTGTGAGTGACTGGTCAATCACTCGATGGGCGTGAAAAGGACGTGCTGGTCAGGGTCAGTTTTTGCCGGGGTGCCGGATGCCGGCGGAGAGGACCGCGGCCCACTCGCCGGCGTGCTCGTCGAGGTCGAGGGTGGCGATCAGGTGGCAGAGCTGGCCGTAGGCGATGAACCGCTGCACCTGCTCGCCCTCGGCGCCGGAGCGCGTGCGGGCGAACTCGGTCACCTTCGCCAGTCCGCGCCGCACGGCGTCGGCGATCTCCGGCGTGTCGGCGGCCGACTGGGCGTGCACCTGCAGCATGAGCAGGTTCCGGTCGGCGATCAGTTCGGCGTAGGCGCCGCCCATTTCGTAGAGGATCTTGTCGGGGTCTTCGTCGTCGGCGCGGGCGGCCCCGTTGGAGAGGGCGTGCGTGACGAGCTCGTAGCACCGGTCGAGCGCGGCGACGAAGAGGGAAACCTTGCCGGGGAACAACTTGAAGACGTAGGCGGGGGAGATGTCGGCCCGTTCGGCCACCGCGCTGATCGGCGTCCCGTGGTACCCGCCCCGCGCGAACTCCGCGATGGCGGCGTCGACGACGACGTCCCGCCGGGCGTCGGAGGTGGAGAGGGTGGCACCGCGTTTCGTCATGTGAGTGACTGTACACTCACTCTGGTCGGGACGGCAAGCTTCAGTGCTCGGGGGCGCCGCCCATCATCCGGAGCATGCCGGCTCCGCCGGTGCGGAAGAAGCGGGTCGTCAGTGTCGCGGCGAGCAGCAAGAACGCGATGTTCAGCCACGTCGTGTAGTTCCACGACACGCCTTCGCGCAGCACTGTCGCCGAGCGCTCGGCCGGGATGAGGCCCGCGCCGCCGAAGAGCAGCTCGACCACGTACCCCGCGCCGACCATCGCCGCGTAGAACGTGCCGAGCAGCACCAGTGTCATCCGTGCGCCGTAGTACTTCCGGTAGATGTTCAGGATCGGGAGGATCAGCAGGTCGGCGAAGATGAAGGAGACCACGCCGCCGAAGCTGATGCCGCCGTTCCACAGCACCGCGGCCAGCGGCACGTTGCCGATCGAGCAGACGAACGCGAGGATCGCGACGACCGGGCCGATGAGCGGCCCCCAGATCGCCGAAGCGACGGGGTGGTCGGTGAAGAACAGCGCCCGCCACCACGATTCCGGCACCCACGCGCCGACCGCGCCGGCGATCAGCAGCCCGATCACCAGGTCGCGCAGGATCGCCGCCCACTCCATGACGAACACGTGCGCCACGGCGGTGAAGCCGTCCCCGGAGAACAGCCGCTGTCGGAAGGTGCCGGTGCCCTGGACGGACATGTCCATCGCCGCGTGGCCCTCCATCGACCCGGCGATGCCCTTTTCCGCCTGCTCGCGGGCCTTCTCCAGCAGCTGCCGGCGGACGAACAGGCGGAACAGCACCGCCAGCAGCACGATCATGATCGGCCCGCCGACGAACTCGGCGGCGGTGAACTGCCAGCCCATCAGCAGGGCCAGGATGATCCCCAGCTCGACGACGAGGTTCGTCGACCCGATCTCGAACGCCATCGCGGCGGTGAAGTGCGCGCCCCGGCGGAACAGCGACCGCGCCAGCGCGACGGCGGCGTAGGAACAGGACGACGACGCCGCGCCGAGCAGCGACGCCACCGCGAGCGTGCGCGGCCGGTCGTCACCCAGCAGCCGCACGATCGTCGACTTCCGGACCACCGACTGGACGACAGCGCTCAGCAGGAACCCGAGGATCAGCGCCCACAGGATCTCCCAGGTCATCGACCCGGCCATGGCCAGTGCCTCGCCGATCTCCGCCACGTCCGCCACCTCCCTCGCGAAAAGGTACCCCCGGGATCGCGACGGGGAAACGCGAACGCCCGCCGTGTCCTTTGTGGACGCGGCGGGCGGTTCGGTGAAAAGGGCTCAGA is a genomic window of Amycolatopsis lexingtonensis containing:
- a CDS encoding TetR/AcrR family transcriptional regulator, with translation MTKRGATLSTSDARRDVVVDAAIAEFARGGYHGTPISAVAERADISPAYVFKLFPGKVSLFVAALDRCYELVTHALSNGAARADDEDPDKILYEMGGAYAELIADRNLLMLQVHAQSAADTPEIADAVRRGLAKVTEFARTRSGAEGEQVQRFIAYGQLCHLIATLDLDEHAGEWAAVLSAGIRHPGKN
- a CDS encoding permease translates to MAEIGEALAMAGSMTWEILWALILGFLLSAVVQSVVRKSTIVRLLGDDRPRTLAVASLLGAASSSCSYAAVALARSLFRRGAHFTAAMAFEIGSTNLVVELGIILALLMGWQFTAAEFVGGPIMIVLLAVLFRLFVRRQLLEKAREQAEKGIAGSMEGHAAMDMSVQGTGTFRQRLFSGDGFTAVAHVFVMEWAAILRDLVIGLLIAGAVGAWVPESWWRALFFTDHPVASAIWGPLIGPVVAILAFVCSIGNVPLAAVLWNGGISFGGVVSFIFADLLILPILNIYRKYYGARMTLVLLGTFYAAMVGAGYVVELLFGGAGLIPAERSATVLREGVSWNYTTWLNIAFLLLAATLTTRFFRTGGAGMLRMMGGAPEH